agcGGGTGCTGCAGGCCCTCCGCTGCCCACCGCCGCCTCCAGAAGCTAGGCGAAGCAGCCCTGGATTGTATggtggggtattttcaagtgttttttgtaGACACACTGTGCTCAGGTCTCGGTACGTTTTTCATCCGTCACAAGGGGCCTAAGCAACGGCCGCCGCCACGCCAAACCAGACCGTACTTGATGAAAGCTTAAGGGCAAAGGTTCGGGCTGGCGGGGCGGCGGGAGCGACCTTGGCCCCGGGCTGGCGGAGACTAACGCAATGCCCTATTGGCCAGAACCTCAATCAGCGCGCCCCAACATGGAGGGTTCCCAGAAGTCTTAGGCGATATCCatttgcctttgttttttttctcaaattttcAGGATGTGTAGGGCGAGGCGTGGTGCATGGGGCGGGACGGCGCGTGGCCCCGGTGCCGCCGTGCACACACCGCGGCGGCGTCCCGGGGCCGAggagatacaaaataaaacagtgTGTGGCGGGGCGCGGCGGGCGGCTCGCGGTCCTCTTCATCGACGTCCAGAAGTCGGACCTTATAACCCCTGTCAGCCCACCCTCGGCCTGGCCGCCCGTGCCCACAGCCCTGGCCAGCCCGCGCCCGTGTGCCTGCCCGCCCGCCCCTGCACGCCATGAGCCACGCCCAGAGTGATGGAAGGGCCGGGCAGCGGGGAGGCGGGGAAGTCTGTTGTAACAAGGCTAGGCACGGCGTCAAATATTTTCAGCCTTCCATGTGACGAAGCTGTCAATCAAGcctcccgctgctgctgctgctgctgctgccgccactgttgttgctgctgctgctgctgcgccgGCTTCTTGGTAACTTGTGCCCAACAGACGCTGCCTCTTGTTGGGCTTGTTGTGATTCTCTCGCTGCCTTGTGTGAGTGTTTACTGCTTTGTTCCACTGAATGTAATGGACGTGTTTGTTGTTACCGCTACGCCAGCCTCATTGTGCAGTCCTGGGGGGCGAGGGGGGTCGGGGGGCGCTGCTTGTGAGGAAGGAAGCACACAATGAGACACTGACGACCTGTATTACCGACcgggaaaatatatatgatgTAGATAAGAAGGATTGTGCTATCAGCTgtgcaggtctctctctctctctctctctctctctctctctctctctctctctctctctctctctctctctctctctctctctctctctctcacacacacacacacacacacacacacacacacacacacacacacacacacacacacacacacacacacattccttacCGGGCCGCCTGTTGGAAGAGTGACTgccaccttcaccttctctcaattctttcttcattttttcacacattcttcatctttttattctctcgcGTCTTTATTTCCTTGacttctatttctatttcctcctacctctccttttttttttctttttttatcaactaacattttttttatctgcattgaatgggatctctctctctctctctctctctctctctctctctctctctctctctctctctctctctctctctctctctcttaatggaATTTCATTAAGTTCCCTGTAATTTCTAAGTTTTGCGCCTGTTTGCTGGAAAGTTTGTTAGTCTTACGCTTTCAcctctcaagtgtgtgtgtgtgtgtgtgtgtgtgtgtgtgtgtgtgtgtgtgtgtgtgtgtgtgttttctttattgcctcttctttttctcttcttgcaaTTAtactctcattcttctcttatgtatcatcttcttcctcctcctcctcctcctcctcctcctcctcctcctcctcctcctcctccatgtatcCGCCTCTGTATACCCGGCCATTTATGCacactcatcatcatcgtcaccaccaccaccaccaccaccaccaccaccaccaccaccaccatcatcgccatTATCATTACTTGAATATTTCCTCCCACCTGAGTTTCATTACACGTAACTGTACCTGAGGGTCATTGTCACCTTAGTCGAGTGATTATCTTCTCCCATATGTCATGTTTGagttgtctttcctcctcctcctcctcctcctcctcctcctcctcctcctcctcctactactactactactactactactactactactactactaccacttctactactactactactactactcccaccgCCCTCACCTCGTAGGAATGTTGCGGTTTCAGAAGGCGAAGTGTTGCacggaggaagacgaggaggagcaggaggaggaggaggaaggaaggaaaggtgtgtgtgcatAAGGTATTAGGGTGAAAAATGAGTTTTGAttttcgtgtttgtgtgtttttctttctttttctctcctttctttatttcgtgtgcgtgtgtgttcgtgttttcTTTGATCTAtagtttaagattttttttttatgcatagtTTTGTGGAGAATTTTCGTTTATATTTTTGACCTGTAGTTTAGTTTTTCTTGCTTCCgccatttctttcttcaattCCGGTTCTTTCCATCGCCCAAGAAAGTAGGCCAAGAACTACAAAGAATAGCAattgaaagaaagtagaaaggatgattaattacctcttcttcctccgtcccttcccCCAAAAAAGATAAGtgacagagtgagagagtgaatgagtgaatgagtgagtgagaaacgGTTCAAAATGCCTGGTTCAGTTTGGCTCAGCAGGCGTCTTGACACTCCTATCTTCGAATATTTGTGGTTTATCTTCGAATCAGACACGGATTTTACTAACGAAGGGTTCATCACAGTGTTTGCTGTCGCTGGTGCTCATTTGCTGTATAAGCGGTTTTAATTCTCAATACGAGCTGGTATGTCAAGTATTTCCGCTCCTGTTTGTCTTTTGAGGGTGTATGTGTTAGGGgtatcatccttctctctcatttcaccttAGGTACCGAAAACTCTATTGGATTTTTCCCCTGATTTTCCCCTTTAATCTCCGTTCTTTCAATATGACTGGACTGTTTTGTCTCATATGAACTGTCAACTATAATTTGCTCAAGCTTAAATTCAATATACTTTGGTAGGAGGAGCAGTTTTGATTTTTCACGAAGGTAACCTTTActtcaaacaaaatttacttTTTATAAAGGTACTACACCTGTATAACgttgcttttacttttttttacaagtgtATTACTGTTTTTAAGATAAGTTCATAAAGTATAATGTTCAGTGACCACTgctgaacagaaaataaattaaaaatctGAGTGctttgaaggaaaaatgtgtcaAAAAGAGAGTGGTTTGTGatcaaggggaaaaaagagcgTCGTTTGAGAATCAGGAAAGACGTGTCGAAAAGCGATGAAAGGATTACACGTCAGGAGTTCAAGAGTTCAGGTTGATTCCGCGAGATTCCTTTGGCTTTGTGGTCTGGTTTCTTCAGGTTCTGGTGGCGGGGCGGCATCAGCACCCCGTGGGAAGACCATTCGtggcagggaaagaaaacggggcaGGGTGAACGGATAGGCGCAGCGTGGAGGTCGCGTGTCCCAGGAGTTGAAAGACGAAGCTCACCATTCATTCAGTAATCCAGGATCCATAATTATTCAGTTCTTAGTTTTAATATTTCCAGTAGtagtttcagtattttcattaGTTCCAGCAGCAAGATAAAGGTTCATCACTCAGTCGACCTAACAGGAAAATCAGTTAATTCTTAGCGaaatcagtcagttaattaaACACTTCGGTCCTTTAATGAATACCCAACACGCTTCTTTGCTTCTAATTGCTCCTTGTTGTCTCCTGCTTCCATCACTCCACCGCTTTATCACTTCTTATTgtttccttctgcttctttcatcattccttcatcacatcatctccttccttcatcactactCTTATTTGCCTATTTATGCTTCCCCCATCACTCCCACATAACTGTTTCCATTGGTCCCTATCGCTACCTCCTACCAACTCGTGCTTCATTCATCATTccatcactccttcactcctttcctctgcctcctccttccctcatcacttCAGCGTCTCTCAGGTCACGTTGCTTCCCCCCTTCGTGCTCCTCGACTCCTCATGACTCGGTGACGGCCTAACGACGCCAATTTCTCAGAGTGCTGCAGTTAatattgctttcctcctcctcccgctgacACCCAAGACCTCTTCTGCAGGTGCCGCGTCACGCACTCACCGCCCTCCCCGGATTTGAAGTGGCATGGTTGTGTAATAATAGACAAACAgagtacctgagagagagagagagagagagagagagagagagagagagagagagagagagagagagagagagagagagagagagagagagagagagagagagagagactggaaataCAACACGACAATCTCatcttttcatcaattttggGTCTCCCGTTCTTTGTCACGGTCCTGTGTCTCTATATTATTGGTCTTGTCGcctctattcctctcttccatcttttattATAATTGCTTGTTTTTTTACAGTTCAACATTTCGCTCGTTTCACTCAGTAACCGTATTAacatttctttggttttctaAGATGAGACGAACAGAAAACCATCACACAAAACCTTGCGGGAGAAACAGAAGCGGATAACTACCTTAGGGACTCCACCGGCAGAGCAGCACATTGGTCTTCATGATGGTACCGATAGTTTAAtgagaattctgcatcatcagtgggaGAAAAACAAGCGACGGCATTTTTAAACACCTCGAGGGTTTATATCAGTTAATTTTAATAGGAGCTAAAGTTATTGGGATTCTCAAAGGGAATGTTCGTGACTCTAGTGATAGTTTGGCAAGcgttctgcatcatcaatgaaaaaaaaagtgacggtgTTCCCTTCGGCGCTTTATATAGAATTTAACAAGCTGTAGCGAACGTTATCGGGATTTTCAAaggggttttcatgattcttgtgatggtttaacaaaaattctacattatgaggaaaaaaaaaaaaagagaacctGACCAATCAAATACGTGTTCTTTGAAAATATCCCTCATTTTTTAGAATAAAGTGATTCAAAATACATCAACGAAAACGAAAAGATCAATCATGAGAACCCAGCCAACCAGATATACGTCCTTTGAAAACACCCGTCAGAGGAGACCAAGGAAGAACAAAGCGAATCAAAACACAGTCCCAGAAACACAAGGCGAATTTCACACTCACCTTTGGCCATTTGGGGTTGAGTTCACGTGCTTTGGTGGCATCCTGAAGAGCGTGGGCGAACTTAGCAAGCTTGATGTGGGCGGCGGAGCGGTTGGAGTAGAGGATGTGATTGTGTGGGTCGAGAGCGATGGCCTCGGTGTACAGGGCCACTGCAGTCTCGAAGTCCCCTGATTGGCACGCCGCGTTGCTCTGTCGGACTTTCTCGAGGAAGAGCGCCTTCGACCCGCCgccctcaccctctccatcaACCTCCAACtgtagggaggaagaaaatttgtGAGGGACGGTGGATGGGATTGAAATAACGAAGGAAGAGGACTTTAGGAAATGAAGAAGTCCATAAAATGGTGAGGAACTTTGAAAGGAGGTGAAATTAACGAATGAGGAATGTtggaagatgaataagaagacaaagaacATAGTGAGAGATGTTGCATGGGAGTGAAATAACGAAGGAGGACTTTGAAAGATGAATAATGGGACAAATATAGTGTGAATGACTTtgaaaggaagtgaaataaCGAATGAGAATGTtggaagatgaataagaagacgaagaataTAGTGGAGGAACATTTATGAGGGGCGTTGGAAGGaagtgaaataatgaatgaggagaACTTTGAGAGATGAATAAGAGAACGAAGGATATAGTGAAGGACgttagaagaaaatgaaataacgaATAAGGACGATGTTTGATGAATAAGAGGACAAATAATATAGTGAGGGACgttgaagaaaagtgaaagaacaaaggaggaggatgttagGAGGTGAATAAGAAACAAAGAATACAGTGGGGGACgttgaaaggaaatgaaagaacgagGGATAGTATTAAAGGACAGATAAGGAGATAAAGGTCACAGTAAAGGTTTTTGAGGAGAAACAGGAGCGCCAGTTAAGCGAATAGTTTTTGTATCTTGTGACCAACTTCCGTAGCACAAACAGGAGacggaaaagataaagaaaattatgggTAGAGTGTAAGAGACAAGGAATAAAGTGAGGAATAAGGAtacgcaaaaaagaaaacaatgtggAATGGTAAAGAAAACGTGGATGAAGATAAGACGAGAGTAAATAGGGATACCAAAGAAAGAGCAAGTGGAAAAAGAACAAATGcgtatacataataataataataataataataataataataataataataataataataagtaagatgtaaaaatataaaaaaaattcaaggtaAGCGAAACTTCaaaggtgaagagaagatgaaggaaacagGATAAAAGACTGACATTTGAGAGGcagcgagaaaaagaaaaaaatatggggaAACACACCGAACAGAATATGTGTAGTCATGTTTGCAATCACACAGCGGAGGATGTTACAAAGGACAGGACACACCGCGCCTTGAAGGAAAGGGTAGCGTGAAGTGTtgggttaggaggaggaggaggaggaggaggatgaggaagaggaagaggaggaaaaggagaaccaAGGTGTGTATGAATTTTCTCAGAAGAACACAAATAAATcagaaatataagtaaaagtGTAAAGTAAATTGGTAGGTTGTGTCAGTTTCCCTTCCTACATGTTATCTCTTCTTGGAATTGTTTTTGTGTCGGAATGAATGATAAAAGTGATGGCGGTaatacaatgatgataatgatagtaatatgACGCGAGATTTATAAATATCATAAATACAGATTACTCATGACTCTTAAGACTTGGATTGCTAATAACATGAAATCTGGTAATTGAGTAAGTCTGTATAATATTTACGAAGCAAACATTAAAGTACAGTCGCTACCAGAAGTCTTGTAACCTGACGTTCTCCCTTCCACTGTACTTAGCGTGTTCCTTCAGCCCTGCGCCCTCTGATCTCCCGTAACCTTTCACTTCTCAGGTGCTATAAGGTAACAGGCAGCACATCGgaggacttaagattgagagGAAACTGTTAAATTAATGGAAAACAATAAGACACGTGAACAAAGTTTTGGGGTGTGACTGTGCAAGTATTTTAAAACGTCTGAACTGTTCTATCCCGCCTTTTACTCTGTCTTTTTAAAATCATATTGCAAACTTACACCATATTAATTTATTAAGTGAGAATTCATAAGAGTTacgatttgtttatttatttattatgtttctacTTATTCTTTTATATCACTGTGACTAATTCCAAGTGGTgatttcctttcgttttgttttatttataatgGATTTCAAACATCAGTAAATTTTTCCACATTTGTTGGACTGTTTAGTTTCACAACCTTTCATCTCATTATTTCATTAACTTTAatactaaaagaaaagaaaaataactacaGTACAACAAACTAAAAATTTTGCAATctacgaaaacaaaaaaatcaacaacagtattaaaaaaagtgaaaaattgtAATCTACAGCTACTTTTCCTTATTGGTGTGGTCAACAATATAGCAGGAAAAcacactccattttctttcagtaatTAGATGACACACTCAAATACTGTGAATAAATTTTAAGCTCGTTACAATTCTGCTAACATTTTATCACAACTTTGTCTCAATTTTGTTCTTGAGGTGGAAATCTGAAGCAAAACATGTCTCTTTGTTTAACTTctgtcctctttctctatctttcttgtGTCCTCCatcagtccctccctctcctctccccctcccaaaCCCTCGCGCCCACAAACACCCAGCCCTGCCTTCCACCCCTCAAATggcttcccccctctccccctactcCTCGACAACTGCCGCCTCAGATAATTTAAAGGCTCAGGCACCGAAAAGGAAATTCTTGTGACGAAACTCTTTAAAATTATGTCTGAGAAGGATGTGCTGGCCCGGtgaaggatctctctctctctctctctctctctctctctctctctctctctctctctctctctctctctctctctctctctctctctctcatatttcttctGTCTCAtttgtttgtcattttcttatcctttgtttttggttctctctctctctctctctctctctctctctctctctctctctctctctctctctctctctctctctctctctctctctctctctctctctctctcatgtttaccCTTCATCCTTCACTACCACTCGTCTTCttcacttactctctctctcaccccttcatACCTTCATCCTGTCATTctgttccctcccctcccttccctccctttcctccctcctttcccgcCCCTCCCGCTCCTCTCCTCGCCCCGCTGTGCCCTGGGCGGCGAGGTTGAGCGA
Above is a window of Scylla paramamosain isolate STU-SP2022 chromosome 31, ASM3559412v1, whole genome shotgun sequence DNA encoding:
- the LOC135088688 gene encoding tetratricopeptide repeat protein 28-like isoform X1 yields the protein MELLDLRKKKVSGVVKGHSAKLEVDGEGEGGGSKALFLEKVRQSNAACQSGDFETAVALYTEAIALDPHNHILYSNRSAAHIKLAKFAHALQDATKARELNPKWPKVSVVAPASVQLPSLESR
- the LOC135088688 gene encoding tetratricopeptide repeat protein 28-like isoform X2 yields the protein MTSRDNPTLEVDGEGEGGGSKALFLEKVRQSNAACQSGDFETAVALYTEAIALDPHNHILYSNRSAAHIKLAKFAHALQDATKARELNPKWPKVSVVAPASVQLPSLESR